Proteins found in one Brachypodium distachyon strain Bd21 chromosome 5, Brachypodium_distachyon_v3.0, whole genome shotgun sequence genomic segment:
- the LOC100823217 gene encoding receptor-like protein EIX2, with protein sequence MRLEIFRCLCVQLAIPLLLLTQTSSTETSAHANDTGCCIASERSALVRFKAGLSDPENRLSTWRGDDCCRWKGVHCSRRTGHVLKLDVQGSYDGVLGGNISSSLVGLERLQYLDLGGNSFSGFQITEFLPSLHNLRYLSLSSSGFVGRVPPQLGNLSNLRYLSFGNNPDTYSTDITWLSRLSSLEYLDMSSVDLSNIPNWLPAVNMLASLKVLILTSCQLNNSPDSLLRSNLTSLEYLDISFNPVPKRIAPNWFWDSTNLKHLDVSWSQFSGPIPDDLGNMTSMVELYLSHNNLVGMIPSNLKNLCNLETLYIHDGGINGSITEFFQRLPSCSWKRISALDLSNNSLTGSLPTKLQESLTNVTSLLFSGNKLTGPLPPWIGELAKLTALDLTDNNLDGVIHEGHLSGLARMEKLLLSGNSIAIRVNSTWLPPFNLTMIGLRSCLLGPKFPLWMRWQTPIYLDISNTSISGIVPDWFWIMVSSLDSVTMQQNKLTGFLPSTMEYMRANAMELSSNQFSGPMPKLPANLTYLDLSRNKLSGLLLEFGAPQLEVLLLFDNLITGTIPPSLCNLPSLKLLDISGNRLTGSTPDCLVNGSTTKTRSLSISNLNLRNNNLFGGFPLFLQNCQQLIFLDLAHNQFFGTLPSWIREKLPSLAFLRLRSNKFHGHIPVELTKLANLQYLDLSNNNLSGGIPKSIVNFRRMILWKDDELDAVLNFEDIVFRSNIDYSENLSIVTKGQERLYTGEIIYMVNLDLSCNSIAGEIPEEIGALVALKSLNLSWNAFSANIPEKIGTLVQVESLDLSHNELSGRIPTSLSALTQLSHLNLSYNNLTGEIPSGNQLQALGDQESIYVGNPGLCGPAISKKCQGNESIPATPEHHGDARDTVSFFLAMGSGYVMGLWAVFCTFLFKRKWRVCWFSFYDSLCNWVYVQVAISWASWTKKWAETDFNSARH encoded by the coding sequence ATGAGGCTAGAGATCTTTAGATGCTTGTGCGTGCAGCTAGCCATACCTTTACTGTTGCTCACACAAACCAGCTCCACTGAAACCTCGGCCCATGCCAACGACACGGGCTGTTGCATTGCGAGCGAGAGATCTGCCCTTGTCCGCTTCAAAGCGGGCCTGTCGGACCCTGAGAACCGCCTTTCGACATGGCGGGGCGACGACTGCTGCCGATGGAAGGGTGTCCATTGCAGCAGGAGAACCGGCCATGTCCTCAAGCTCGATGTGCAAGGTTCTTATGACGGCGTGCTAGGCGGCAACATAAGCTCGTCGTTGGTTGGCCTAGAACGTCTACAGTATCTCGACCTCGGCGGCAACTCGTTCAGCGGCTTTCAGATAACAGAgtttcttccttctctccaCAACTTGAGGTATCTAAGCCTGTCGAGCTCTGGCTTTGTTGGAAGGGTACCGCCACAGCTGGGTAATCTCTCCAACTTGCGTTACTTGAGTTTTGGTAATAATCCTGACACATACTCCACGGATATCACGTGGTTGTCGCGGTTATCGTCCCTTGAGTACCTGGACATGAGCTCCGTGGACCTCAGTAACATTCCCAACTGGTTGCCCGCGGTGAATATGCTTGCATCCCTGAAAGTTCTTATTCTTACTAGCTGCCAGCTTAACAACAGTCCTGATTCTCTTCTGCGTTCAAACCTGACATCTCTTGAATATCTCGACATTTCCTTCAACCCTGTCCCAAAGCGTATAGCACCCAACTGGTTTTGGGATTCGACGAACCTCAAGCACCTTGATGTCTCATGGAGTCAATTTAGTGGTCCAATTCCTGACGATCTTGGGAATATGACCTCCATGGTAGAGCTTTATTTGTCACATAATAACCTTGTGGGCATGATACCATCAAACCTGAAAAATCTTTGCAACTTGGAAACATTGTACATACATGATGGCGGCATCAATGGGAGCATAACAGAATTTTTTCAACGCTTGCCTTCTTGTTCATGGAAAAGAATTTCAGCCTTGGATCTATCCAACAACAGTTTGACAGGAAGCCTACCAACCAAGCTACAAGAATCCTTGACCAATGTGACCTCTCTGTTGTTTAGTGGAAACAAACTCACAGGTCCTCTGCCGCCATGGATAGGGGAGCTCGCAAAGCTAACTGCATTGGACCTCACGGACAACAACTTGGATGGTGTTATACATGAAGGTCACTTGTCAGGCCTAGCACGCATGGAGAAGTTGTTGCTGTCTGGTAATTCCATAGCCATCAGAGTGAATTCGACTTGGCTTCCTCCATTTAATTTAACAATGATTGGGCTCAGGTCGTGCCTTCTCGGCCCTAAATTTCCGCTGTGGATGAGATGGCAAACACCAATATACCTCGACATCTCAAACACGAGCATATCCGGCATAGTTCCGGATTGGTTTTGGATAATGGTTTCCTCGCTGGACTCGGTAACgatgcaacaaaacaaactTACTGGTTTTCTACCATCTACGATGGAATATATGAGGGCAAACGCAATGGAACTCAGTTCAAACCAATTCAGTGGTCCAATGCCGAAGCTTCCTGCTAATCTAACCTACCTGGATCTTAGTAGAAACAAGTTATCCGGGCTACTATTAGAATTTGGAGCGCCGCAACTTGAAGTACTTCTTCTGTTTGACAACTTGATCACTGGCACCATTCCACCATCTTTGTGCAACTTGCCATCGCTGAAACTATTAGACATATCAGGAAATAGGCTCACCGGGTCAACTCCTGATTGCCTAGTCAATGGATCTACAACAAAGACAAGAAGTTTGAGTATTAGTAATCTGAACTTAAGAAACAACAACCTCTTTGGTGGTTTTCCTTTATTCCTCCAAAACTGTCAGCAGCTGATATTTCTTGATCTCGCGCACAATCAATTCTTCGGGACTTTGCCATCATGGATCAGGGAGAAGCTGCCGTCTTTGGCATTCTTACGGTTGAGATCTAATAAGTTTCATGGTCACATTCCCGTGGAGCTTACAAAGCTAGCTAATCTTCAATATTTGGACCTTTCAAACAACAATCTGTCGGGAGGCATACCAAAATCTATTGTTAACTTCAGAAGAATGATACTGTGGAAAGATGATGAATTGGATGCCGTGCTCAATTTTGAAGATATTGTTTTCCGTTCTAACATTGACTACAGCGAGAATTTATCTATAGTCACAAAAGGCCAAGAAAGATTATATACAGGAGAAATCATATACATGGTAAATCTCGATTTGTCCTGTAACAGTATTGCAGGAGAGATTCCTGAAGAGATTGGTGCTCTCGTGGCACTGAAGAGCCTGAACCTGTCATGGAATGCTTTCAGTGCAAATATTCCTGAGAAGATAGGCACGTTGGTGCAAGTGGAGTCTCTTGACCTATCACATAATGAATTGTCTGGCAGAATCCCTACAAGCTTATCGGCTCTCACACAACTGAGTCACTTGAACCTGTCCTACAACAATCTAACTGGTGAGATACCATCTGGAAATCAGTTACAAGCACTTGGTGACCAGGAATCTATCTATGTTGGCAATCCAGGTCTTTGCGGCCCTGCTATCTCCAAAAAATGTCAAGGAAACGAGTCAATTCCAGCTACTCCAGAACATCATGGAGATGCTAGAGATAcagtttcctttttcctcGCCATGGGTTCTGGATATGTAATGGGCCTCTGGGCAGTCTTCTGCACCTTCTTGTTCAAAAGGAAATGGAGAGTTTGCTGGTTCTCATTCTATGACAGCTTGTGCAATTGGGTTTATGTGCAAGTGGCTATTAGCTGGGCTTCATGGACAAAAAAATGGGCAGAAACTGATTTCAACAGCGCACGTCATTAA
- the LOC100827125 gene encoding non-specific lipid-transfer protein 2P yields MAGATMRRKDYMMAAIVVAVALLALQAGTASSAAATTCNAGQLAACAAAVMTGAKPSAACCSNLRAQQRCFCNYAKNPVYGRYIKSPYVRQTVATCGIVLPRC; encoded by the coding sequence ATGGCGGGggcgacgatgaggaggaaggACTACATGATGGCCGCCATCGTGGTCGCGGTGGCGCTGCTGGCTTTGCAGGCGGGCACGGCGAgtagcgcggcggcgacgacgtgCAACGCGGGGCAGCTGGcggcgtgcgcggcggcggtcatgACGGGGGCCAAGCCGAGCGCGGCGTGCTGCTCCAACCTGCGCGCGCAGCAGCGCTGCTTCTGCAATTACGCCAAGAACCCCGTCTACGGCCGCTACATCAAGAGCCCCTACGTCCGCCAGACCGTCGCCACCTGCGGCATTGTCTTGCCACGCTGCTAG